The following are from one region of the Salvia hispanica cultivar TCC Black 2014 chromosome 1, UniMelb_Shisp_WGS_1.0, whole genome shotgun sequence genome:
- the LOC125218820 gene encoding 7-deoxyloganetic acid glucosyl transferase-like, with amino-acid sequence MGSEGEKMPPHVLIFPYPIQGHLSPMLNLAHLFCLSEFHVTFIVSDFSNRRLLQHTAVAATFARYPGFQFRTISDGLPDDHPRAGERVLEVFPSVTNVMVPRFKKMMVDEDFLASAARRPVTCLVADGLLSFAVDFAEESRIPLLYFRTSTLSNLWAFFHINELMEAKEVPVKGDMDALVKSIPGMESFLRRRDLPSFFRGGGESNDSLLKSLAAVSRQLVRAQGAIFNTFEDIEGQIISQLGSHIPKIYTIGPIHEHLKCRLVEKEAEAEILSGNFWAEDRSCIDWLNAQPPRSVIYVSFGSITVVTREQLMEFWHGLVNSSQRFLWVMRPDSITGGDQIPAELMEGTKEKGYLVKWAPQEKVLNHPAVGGFLTHSGWNSTLESIVAGVPMICWPYFGDQTINSRFVSEVWGMGLDIKDSCDRLVVEKAVREVMEVRKNEFIERAQDWSKLARKAVGKGGSSSVNLDDLVDYVRSLVI; translated from the exons ATGGGCTCCGAAGGTGAAAAGATGCCGCCTCATGTCCTCATCTTCCCCTATCCGATTCAAGGCCATCTCAGCCCCATGCTCAATCTAGCTCATCTTTTCTGCTTATCCGAATTCCACGTCACCTTCATAGTTTCCGACTTCAGCAACCGCCGCCTCCTTCAGCACACCGCCGTGGCCGCCACCTTCGCCCGCTACCCCGGCTTTCAGTTCCGGACGATCTCCGATGGCCTCCCGGACGATCATCCCCGCGCCGGGGAGAGAGTCTTGGAAGTCTTCCCCTCAGTCACAAACGTGATGGTGCCGCGCTTCAAGAAGATGATGGTTGATGAGGATTTTTTGGCGTCCGCGGCGCGTAGGCCGGTTACGTGCCTTGTCGCGGACGGGTTGCTTAGTTTCGCCGTTGATTTTGCGGAGGAGAGTCGGATTCCTTTGCTGTATTTCCGCACTTCGACTCTTTCTAATTTATGGGCTTTTTTCCATATAAATGAGCTTATGGAAGCTAAAGAAGTTCCTGTGAAAG GAGATATGGATGCGTTAGTGAAAAGCATACCGGGAATGGAAAGTttcctccgccgccgcgaCCTGCCGAGCTTCTTCCGCGGTGGCGGCGAATCGAACGATTCCTTACTAAAGTCGTTGGCCGCCGTGTCGAGGCAGCTTGTGCGCGCACAAGGTGCAATATTTAACACATTTGAAGACATCGAAGGTCAGATCATATCGCAATTGGGCAGCCACATACCGAAAATCTACACCATCGGCCCGATCCATGAGCACCTGAAATGCCGGCTCGTCGAGAAGGAGGCCGAGGCCGAAATTCTCTCCGGTAACTTCTGGGCAGAAGACCGGAGCTGCATAGACTGGCTGAACGCCCAGCCGCCCAGATCGGTGATCTACGTGAGCTTCGGGAGCATAACTGTTGTCACAAGAGAGCAGTTGATGGAGTTCTGGCATGGTTTGGTGAATAGTTCTCAGAGATTCTTGTGGGTGATGCGCCCGGATTCCATCACCGGAGGTGATCAAATCCCGGCAGAATTGATGGAGGGTACTAAAGAAAAGGGTTACTTGGTGAAGTGGGCCCCGCAGGAGAAGGTGCTCAACCACCCTGCGGTGGGTGGGTTTTTGACGCACAGTGGATGGAACTCGACTCTGGAGAGCATTGTTGCGGGTGTGCCGATGATTTGTTGGCCTTATTTTGGTGATCAAACTATTAATAGTAGGTTTGTGAGTGAGGTTTGGGGAATGGGTTTGGATATTAAAGATAGTTGTGATAGATTGGTTGTTGAGAAGGCGGTTAGGGAGGTTATGGAAGTGAGGAAGAATGAGTTTATCGAAAGGGCACAAGATTGGTCTAAACTTGCTAGAAAGGCTGTTGGTAAAGGAGGTTCATCATCAGTCAACTTGGATGATTTGGTTGATTATGTTAGGTCATTGGTAATTTGA
- the LOC125191943 gene encoding uncharacterized protein LOC125191943: MVNLTDCSQLREEVQTQLDSTMPWIGRYIEVATLACVAAMTVDFSVSCKSKRYWQKCKFFSLNAFSLTVLAVTMKIPVDLTITDITDEDQLTRICSIAFLCICMNNFMISLGSMENNDIVPNVAALGLLVITITVNVCIHIVQMVFVSSYMFPQQISSLVIMLLTLAMACCMSLMVPSAKIYTELKYNEMHKLVVNRQVNESIDEVEILVKGYWVMAETACPQFVLARSPISSTSALLCSLTVLLLSFQFLVVLHPKLFSSELIIYCDKSSNYGVSICSIMIFQLIGVIVGSISPISRWFTAWTIRVAETEQKSFRDELKVDKYWTSKLVEWRETPLPFRISNPICRKLHYDVVRFFLNICIVAQILIVSSGKLVLFLSVFLWRASFFHFCKKGGTESSRDVDFSQYVILLEGESQLPDKMVMRICKMADRMIRVGKRYRPKSLIRLVRKSTNFSGVVQFDNNQEVPSLCSQEPPNCWSLPIVTLTTIALALTNTTNDEANQLLASVTQGLSIVKLIEKTLDKNGELESIMKAADAVWIGVEVYKKWDDKDLESMSVRGATHKETLQNLSDVAKQIVTEFTAQPGDVLMHDPLNWPSIVIAANSMYRIAQSILVRVKNGEHQSDDELFGSISITIADILSACLTNLLRVIRLKCHENDFRKRHDSVMRAARLLGESKEILEILQQHELPRLDVEKAGNIDEWRASMAPDIENPLAPPSTSSDNEISHLEPPSTSGDNAISPLASPPASSDNAITPSTSSDNAITPSTSSDNATILG; encoded by the coding sequence ATGGTTAATTTAACTGACTGCAGCCAGTTACGTGAGGAGGTGCAAACACAACTTGATTCAACCATGCCGTGGATAGGGAGATATATTGAAGTAGCTACTCTCGCCTGCGTGGCTGCTATGACGGTTGATTTTTCCGTGTCCTGTAAGAGCAAAAGGTATTGGCAAAAATGTAAGTTCTTCTCCCTCAACGCTTTCTCGTTGACAGTATTAGCTGTGACTATGAAGATTCCGGTAGACCTAACAATCACAGACATTACGGACGAAGATCAACTTACACGGATTTGCAGCATTGCTTTCCTGTGTATTTGTATGAATAATTTCATGATATCTTTGGGGTCCATGGAGAATAATGACATTGTACCCAACGTAGCAGCTTTAGGCCTCCTAGTAATTACTATCACGGTTAATGTATGCATTCATATTGTTCAGATGGTTTTCGTTTCAAGTTATATGTTTCCCCAACAAATCTCATCTCTTGTAATCATGCTCCTCACCCTTGCAATGGCATGTTGTATGTCGTTGATGGTTCCAAGCGCCAAAATATACACGGAGTTGAAATATAATGAGATGCACAAATTGGTTGTAAATAGACAAGTAAATGAGAGTATTGATGAAGTTGAAATATTGGTAAAAGGGTATTGGGTGATGGCGGAGACCGCTTGCCCACAGTTTGTGCTGGCAAGATCTCCCATTTCTTCTACTTCCGCTCTCTTGTGTAGTTTGACAGTCCTACTACTCTCCTTCCAATTTCTAGTTGTTCTACATCCCAAATTATTCAGTTCAGAATTGATCATTTATTGTGACAAGTCATCCAACTATGGCGTGTCCATTTGTTCTATAATGATCTTTCAACTTATTGGAGTGATAGTTGGAAGTATTAGTCCTATATCTAGATGGTTCACTGCTTGGACCATCAGGGTTGCAGAGACAGAACAGAAGAGCTTCAGAGATGAACTCAAGGTGGACAAGTACTGGACTTCGAAGCTTGTAGAGTGGAGGGAAACACCACTTCCCTTCCGAATTTCAAACCCCATCTGCAGGAAGCTACATTATGATGTAGTAagattttttctaaatatctGCATTGTTGCTCAGATTCTCATTGTTTCATCTGGAAAACTGGTTCTATTTCTCTCTGTTTTTCTTTGGAGAGCAagtttctttcatttttgcaAGAAGGGAGGAACCGAATCTTCAAGGGATGTGGATTTTAGCCAATATGTCATTCTACTTGAAGGTGAGTCACAATTGCCTGATAAAATGGTCATGCGCATCTGCAAGATGGCGGATAGAATGATACGGGTAGGCAAAAGATACCGACCTAAGAGTCTGATCCGACTTGTGAGGAAATCTACAAACTTCAGTGGGGTGGTACAATTTGACAATAATCAGGAGGTTCCAAGCTTGTGTTCTCAAGAACCTCCAAATTGCTGGTCTCTACCGATCGTGACTTTGACGACTATTGCACTTGCACTTACCAACACTACAAATGATGAGGCTAACCAGCTATTGGCTAGTGTTACACAGGGCTTGTCAATTGTGAAGCTTATCGAGAAAACTCTGGACAAAAATGGGGAGTTGGAAAGCATCATGAAAGCAGCAGATGCGGTTTGGATTGGAGTTGAGGTATACAAAAAGTGGGATGATAAAGATCTTGAAAGCATGAGTGTGAGAGGCGCAACGCACAAGGAAACACTGCAAAATCTCTCTGATGTTGCAAAACAGATTGTGACAGAATTCACAGCTCAACCAGGAGATGTTCTGATGCATGACCCTCTAAATTGGCCTTCTATAGTCATAGCTGCTAACTCAATGTACAGGATAGCTCAGTCGATCTTGGTAAGGGTGAAAAATGGCGAGCACCAAAGTGATGACGAACTATTTGGGAGTATATCCATCACCATTGCAGATATACTATCAGCGTGCCTCACCAATCTACTGCGAGTCATAAGACTCAAGTGTCACGAAAACGACTTCAGAAAAAGGCATGACAGCGTAATGCGAGCAGCTCGTCTTCTCGGTGAGAGTAAGGAGATTCTTGAAATTCTGCAGCAGCATGAGCTACCACGTTTGGATGTAGAGAAAGCTGGTAATATTGATGAGTGGAGGGCATCCATGGCGCCGGATATTGAAAATCCTTTGGCACCTCCTTCAACTTCAAGTGACAATGAAATATCTCATTTGGAACCTCCTTCAACATCAGGTGACAATGCAATATCTCCTTTGGCATCTCCTCCAGCATCAAGTGACAATGCAATAACTCCCTCAACATCAAGTGACAATGCAATAACTCCCTCAACATCAAGTGACAATGCAACAATTCTAGGGTAG
- the LOC125191922 gene encoding uncharacterized protein LOC125191922: MAKYCAHNTSNYSWSIDWIELIQTFGVIVGVVACGCRVINDGPFKAARASTSFRDAFKLNKHWTLKLVEWRDTPLPFRVQNRVCKKLLYDIVRFVLNFCIGVQILFVSAAKPAQILSVSHEKLCQVLRAKFGSTTLFRFCKKIFRVGGSETSRYAAQVDFKQYVLLLEGEPKLPYIMLKSICMEADRLIQQGKNKQPTNLIRLLRKSANFNGVERFDSNQVPSLHSHEPPNCWSLPVVTLMTILVALTDIADDEANQLLASVAEGLSIVKLIEKTLDRNAELESIVKAADVVWIGVEVYRKWNDKDLDSTSVRGATLMETLQNLSNIAEKIVTEFMAQTRDVLMQDPLNWPARVIAANSMYRIVQMIMVRMTNGEHQSDAELFESVSITIADIISACLTNLVRVITLKCQGNDYMERHKGVSRAAILLGESTDILDILQQREVPSLDVEKAGILMSGGHP; the protein is encoded by the coding sequence ATGGCCAAATATTGTGCACATAATACTTCAAACTATAGCTGGTCCATCGATTGGATTGAACTCATTCAAACTTTTGGAGTTATCGTGGGAGTTGTAGCCTGCGGGTGCAGAGTGATAAATGATGGCCCATTCAAGGCCGCAAGGGCTTCAACGAGCTTCAGAGATGCATTCAAGCTTAACAAGCACTGGACTTTAAAGCTTGTAGAGTGGAGGGATACACCACTTCCATTTCGAGTTCAAAACCGCGTCTGCAAGAAGCTACTATATGATATAGTAAGATTTGTTCTGAATTTCTGCATTGGAGTTCAGATTCTCTTTGTTTCGGCTGCCAAACCAGCTCAGATTCTCTCTGTTTCACATGAAAAACTATGTCAAGTCCTCCGTGCTAAATTTGGGAGTACAACTCTCTTCCGTTTCTGCAAGAAAATATTCAGAGTTGGAGGATCCGAAACTTCAAGGTATGCAGCACAAGTGGATTTTAAGCAATATGTTCTTCTACTTGAAGGTGAGCCAAAGTTGCCTTATATTATGCTCAAGAGCATCTGCATGGAGGCGGATAGGCTGATACAGCAAGGCAAAAATAAGCAACCCACGAATCTGATCCGACTTCTGAGGAAATCTGCAAACTTCAATGGGGTGGAACGATTTGACAGCAACCAAGTTCCAAGCTTGCATTCTCATGAACCGCCAAATTGCTGGTCTCTGCCCGTCGTGACTTTGATGACTATTTTAGTTGCACTAACCGATATTGCTGATGATGAGGCTAACCAGCTACTGGCTAGTGTTGCAGAGGGCTTGTCAATTGTGAAGCTCATCGAGAAAACTTTAGACAGAAATGCGGAGTTGGAAAGCATCGTGAAAGCAGCTGATGTGGTTTGGATTGGAGTTGAAGTGTATAGAAAATGGAATGATAAAGATCTTGACAGCACGAGTGTGAGAGGTGCAACACTCATGGAAACACTGCAAAACCTCTCCAATATTGCAGAAAAGATTGTGACAGAATTCATGGCTCAAACAAGAGATGTTCTGATGCAGGACCCTCTCAATTGGCCAGCTAGAGTCATAGCTGCTAACTCAATGTATAGGATTGTTCAGATGATCATGGTAAGGATGACAAATGGCGAGCACCAAAGTGATGCCGAACTGTTTGAGAGTGTATCCATCACCATCGCGGATATAATATCAGCGTGCCTCACCAATCTAGTGCGAGTCATAACACTCAAGTGTCAAGGAAATGACTATATGGAAAGGCATAAGGGCGTGAGCCGAGCAGCTATTCTTCTTGGTGAGAGTACGGATATTCTTGATATTCTGCAGCAGCGCGAGGTTCCAAGTTTGGATGTCGAGAAAGCTGGAATATTGATGAGTGGAGGGCATCCATAG
- the LOC125191933 gene encoding uncharacterized protein LOC125191933: MSLSDRDCTRLFEEVQNKLDSTMPWIGLYVAAASAACVLAIAADIVNGLYSRRRWIPCKFFSLNAFSLAAVLAVVMKLPVDLTGTDISSQDQYTRINSLAFMCIFIISLGSMKNNEMLLNIAALGVLVITITVNVCIHIVQTVPLVPDVLYMFRQQIAMVAITLLLFAMTYSVSLIVVSAKRYMELKYNMMHKLVSNRRLGGSIDEVVILVKGYWVMAEPSNPQFVLARSSITPATFLITISISLILSVTSKLWRYPRIINLQMAKYCAHNTSNYSWSIDWIELIQTFGVIVGVVACGCRVINDGPFKAARASTSFRDAFKLNKHWTLKLVEWRDTPLPFRVQNRVCKKLLYDIVRFVLNFCIGVQILFVSAAKPAQILSVSHEKLCQVLRAKFGSTTLFRFCKRSLCWLDLPLLLLHFSSLFLYH, from the coding sequence ATGTCTCTATCTGACCGTGACTGCACCCGGTTATTCGAGGAGGTGCAAAACAAACTTGATTCCACTATGCCATGGATAGGGTTGTATGTTGCAGCAGCTAGTGCCGCCTGCGTGCTTGCTATCGCGGCTGATATTGTCAATGGTCTCTATAGCAGAAGGCGTTGGATCCCATGTAAGTTCTTCTCTCTCAACGCTTTCTCATTGGCAGCTGTATTAGCTGTGGTGATGAAGCTGCCTGTAGATCTAACAGGCACTGACATTAGCTCCCAAGATCAATATACACGGATTAACAGCCTTGCTTTCATGTGTATTTTCATCATATCTTTGGGGTCCATGAAGAATAATGAAATGTTACTAAACATAGCAGCTTTAGGCGTCCTAGTCATCACTATCACGGTAAATGTATGCATTCATATTGTTCAGACAGTTCCCTTAGTTCCTGATGTGTTGTATATGTTTCGCCAACAAATTGCAATGGTAGCTATCACGCTCCTCTTGTTTGCAATGACATATTCTGTATCGTTGATAGTTGTAAGCGCTAAAAGATACATGGAATTGAAGTATAACATGATGCACAAATTGGTTTCAAATAGACGACTAGGTGGAAGTATTGATGAAGTTGTAATATTGGTGAAAGGGTATTGGGTGATGGCAGAACCCAGCAACCCGCAGTTTGTGTTGGCTAGATCTTCCATTACTCCTGCTACATTTCTCATCACTATTTCTATATCACTAATACTCTCGGTCACATCTAAACTCTGGCGATATCCAAGAATTATCAATTTACAGATGGCCAAATATTGTGCACATAATACTTCAAACTATAGCTGGTCCATCGATTGGATTGAACTCATTCAAACTTTTGGAGTTATCGTGGGAGTTGTAGCCTGCGGGTGCAGAGTGATAAATGATGGCCCATTCAAGGCCGCAAGGGCTTCAACGAGCTTCAGAGATGCATTCAAGCTTAACAAGCACTGGACTTTAAAGCTTGTAGAGTGGAGGGATACACCACTTCCATTTCGAGTTCAAAACCGCGTCTGCAAGAAGCTACTATATGATATAGTAAGATTTGTTCTGAATTTCTGCATTGGAGTTCAGATTCTCTTTGTTTCGGCTGCCAAACCAGCTCAGATTCTCTCTGTTTCACATGAAAAACTATGTCAAGTCCTCCGTGCTAAATTTGGGAGTACAACTCTCTTCCGTTTCTGCAAGCGCAGTTTGTGTTGGCTAGATCTTCCATTACTCCTGCTACATTTCTCATCACTATTTCTATATCACTAA
- the LOC125201953 gene encoding 7-deoxyloganetic acid glucosyl transferase-like produces the protein MTSVSEQQNLRPPPHVLIFPLPVQGHLNPMLKVAHLLCLAEFHVTFIISEFNHRRLLQHTTASAAFSRYPGFQFWTLPDGLPDDHPRSGHGAMELMSSVANVTVPLFKKMMIQENLLASAARRSVTCFVADGLLSFAPDFCEENGIPLICFRPAPASYFWAIYRFPQLLQAQEIPFEGKSMDGLIKSIPGMEGFLRRRDLPGFYRVDDINDPTLKGVVAAVMLIHRAQAVILNTCEDLEGQILEEMQKHVPRVFSIGPIHEQVKYRLMEKKTESSIITASLWAEDRSCIDWLDAQPPKSVVYVSFGSITLLTRKQVLEFLHGLLESSHRFLWVMRPDSVTGSNGEDPIPTELMERIKGKGLLVEWAPQEKVLNHPAVGGFMTHSGWNSTLESIAAGVPMVCWPYLGDQQINSRFVSEVWKIGLDIKDTCDRKIIEEAIRDVMEVRKDEFMERSGNLAKLVKRTISKGGSSYNNWDDLIQYIKSLVI, from the exons ATGACTTCCGTTTCCGAGCAACAAAATCTCCGACCACCGCCGCATGTACTGATTTTCCCGCTTCCGGTACAGGGCCATCTCAACCCCATGTTGAAGGTAGCCCATCTTCTCTGTCTAGCCGAATTCCACGTCACCTTCATCATCTCCGAATTCAACCATCGCCGCCTGCTCCAGCACACCACCGCTTCCGCCGCCTTCTCCCGCTACCCGGGATTCCAGTTCTGGACTCTCCCAGACGGCCTCCCCGACGACCACCCCCGCAGCGGTCACGGAGCCATGGAGCTTATGTCTTCCGTCGCAAACGTCACAGTCCCacttttcaagaaaatgatgatCCAAGAAAACTTGTTGGCTTCCGCCGCCCGTCGCTCGGTTACCTGCTTCGTCGCCGATGGTCTGCTCAGTTTCGCCCCCGACTTTTGTGAAGAGAACGGAATTCCGCTCATCTGCTTCCGACCTGCCCCCGCCTCCTACTTTTGGGCTATTTACCGTTTTCCTCAGCTTCTTCAAGCTCAAGAAATTCCTTTCGAAG GAAAATCGATGGATGGATTAATAAAAAGTATACCGGGAATGGAAGGTTTCCTACGGCGTCGTGACTTGCCGGGTTTCTACCGTGTCGATGACATAAACGACCCCACTCTCAAGGGAGTTGTAGCTGCAGTGATGCTGATTCATAGGGCGCAAGCCGTAATACTCAACACTTGTGAAGATTTAGAAGGGCAAATACTTGAAGAGATGCAAAAACACGTACCAAGAGTTTTCTCCATCGGTCCAATCCACGAGCAAGTGAAATACAGGCTGATGGAGAAGAAGACGGAGTCCTCAATCATCACGGCCAGCCTATGGGCGGAAGACCGGAGCTGCATCGATTGGCTGGACGCGCAGCCGCCTAAATCCGTCGTCTATGTGAGCTTTGGGAGCATTACACTTTTGACGAGAAAGCAAGTGTTAGAGTTCTTGCATGGATTACTCGAAAGTTCGCATAGATTTTTGTGGGTCATGAGGCCGGATTCTGTCACCGGGAGCAACGGAGAGGATCCAATTCCGACGGAACTAATGGAACGTATTAAAGGGAAGGGTTTGTTGGTGGAGTGGGCCCCACAGGAGAAGGTGCTCAATCACCCTGCGGTTGGTGGGTTTATGACGCACAGTGGATGGAATTCGACCCTAGAGAGCATTGCGGCCGGCGTGCCAATGGTGTGTTGGCCATATCTTGGGGATCAACAGATCAATAGTAGGTTTGTGAGTGAGGTTTGGAAGATCGGATTGGATATCAAAGATACTTGTGATAGAAAGATTATTGAGGAGGCAATTAGAGATGTGATGGAAGTTAGAAAAGATGAGTTTATGGAAAGGTCAGGAAATTTGGCTAAACTTGTGAAAAG